The Melospiza melodia melodia isolate bMelMel2 chromosome 7, bMelMel2.pri, whole genome shotgun sequence genome has a segment encoding these proteins:
- the LOC134420444 gene encoding olfactory receptor 14C36-like, whose protein sequence is MSNSSSIRHFLLLALADTRRRQLLHFCLLLGISLAALLGNGLIISAVACGHHLHTPMFFFLLNLALSDLGSICTTVPKAMYNSLWDTRNISYKGCAAQVFLIIFFLGTELALLTIMCYDRYVSICKPLHYPALLGSRACAHMAAAAWASAFLNALLLMANTFSLPLCHGNALDQFFCEIPQILKLSCSQSKLRKLGLIVCSSCLGLGCFIFIVFSYVQIFRAVLRIPSEQGQHKAFSTCLPHLAVISMFLSTILFAHLKPPSMSSPSLDLALSVLYSVVPPALNPLIYSLRKQELKAAVWRLMTGCFQDH, encoded by the coding sequence atgtccaacagcagctccatcaggcacttcctcttgctggcattggcagacacgcggcggCGTCAGCTGCTGCACTTCtgtctcttgctgggcatctccctggctgccctcctgggcaatggcctcatcatcagcgctgtagcctgcggccaccacctgcacacgcccatgttcttcttcctgctcaacctggccctcagcgacctgggctccatctgcaccactgtcccaaaAGCCATGtataattccctctgggacaccaggaacatctcctacaaaggatgtgctgcacaggtttttcTGATTATCTTCTTCCTGGGAACAGAGCTtgctctcctgaccatcatgtgctatgaccgctacgtgtccatctgcaaacccctgcactacccagccctcctgggcagcagagcttgtgcccacatggcagcagctgcctgggccagcgcctttctcaatgctctgctactcatggccaatacattttccctgcccctgtgccatggcaatgccctggatcagttcttctgtgaaatcccacagatcctcaagctctcctgctcacagtccAAACTCAGGAAACTGGGGCTCATTGTTTGTAGTTCCTGTTTAGGTTTGGGTTGTTTcatattcattgttttctcctatgtgcagatcttcagggctgtgctgaggatcccctctgagcagggacagcacaaagccttttccacctgcctccctcacctggctgtgatcTCCATGTTCCTCAGCACTATTctctttgctcacctgaagcccccctccatgtcctccccatccctggatctggccctgtcagttctgtactcggtggtgcctccagccctgaaccccctcatctacagcctgaggaagcaggagctcaaggctgcagtatggagactgatgactggatgctttcaggaccattaa